The proteins below come from a single Thermotoga sp. KOL6 genomic window:
- a CDS encoding alpha-mannosidase gives MISEMFPYIFVKKVPLTNWFFSENSCDKKPSRYEKTVNPGFEWNFHAAPVWFKKELEPISIEDDQKVYLKLWFGGETLIFVDGKPYGEINEHHRMLNITPLADGKTHLIEAQTVPRGLFGKPEHPIFSEAYLLVIDEKIKEVLKTLELTIKTAETIDDEVLSRKLIRLTENFLSKIWIPRDTQTYLKASQEDPGIKMEIQNVWSSPDFGEFTGMKLPNDLKRNLIEEFEKFKIELEKVKRNGPGYGTVHLVGHAHIDYAWLWPVEETKRKILRTFANSVLLSRLYPEFVYTQSSAQMYEDLKKNSPELFEEVKKLVKDGRWEPVGGMWVEADCNVPSVESLVRQFYYGQKFFEKEFGKKSKVCWLPDVFGFSWILPQILKGVGIDYFVTTKLNWNDTNEFPYDICRWRGIDGSEVLYYSFKNPNEGYNGKIDPDTVYKTWKNFRQKDLLDSVLLSFGYGDGGGGPTEDMLENYRIMKKIPGIPRLEIGSVEEFFEKTNLTEELPIWDGELYLELHRGTYTSQSRTKRLHKESEDALYKAELISSLTNKDFSEEIDELWKILLRNEFHDILPGSSIKEVYETTEKELSYVEKRANTIVEESLKILSDGDKKTLTLLNVSSFPRKCYFFTNEKLNLSSEIGPVLRQATHDGRYVYFLDFELEPFSKIELKVQDEESHEKMPKRNDLSMENEYLKVSVNPDGTIQIYDKEADRYAFEDRGNYLKLHKNIPPHWDNWDIAEGVEKTGYPLKAKKIEKIEFGPVREVIRVEYEAEGSKIFQYYVLYRKSKRLDIETKIDWHTRRALLRVYFPINVLSRIAKFDISGGFIERPTHKNTKFEQARFEVPGHRWMDLSQTDFGVSTLNDGKYGYSVQENMVGLSLIKAGIFPDFLSDEGQHEFVYSVYPHLGNDLRGTIKEAEELNKPLLVHFGKLDIPSPLLEIKPRSFKLTSFRKANGKFIVRLVEIFGTAGKLSIKLPWNKRIYLTDLLEEKREDVHFPMNYRPFKIYTFIAE, from the coding sequence ATGATATCAGAAATGTTCCCCTACATATTTGTTAAAAAAGTTCCCCTCACAAACTGGTTCTTTAGTGAAAACTCCTGCGATAAAAAACCTAGCAGATATGAAAAAACAGTCAACCCCGGTTTTGAGTGGAACTTTCATGCTGCCCCGGTGTGGTTCAAAAAGGAGTTAGAACCTATTTCAATTGAGGACGATCAAAAAGTTTACCTTAAATTGTGGTTTGGTGGTGAAACTCTTATCTTCGTGGATGGGAAACCCTACGGTGAGATCAACGAACACCACAGAATGCTGAATATAACTCCCTTAGCGGATGGGAAAACACATTTGATAGAAGCACAAACGGTTCCCAGAGGACTTTTCGGAAAGCCCGAGCATCCCATTTTTTCTGAAGCATACCTCCTTGTTATTGATGAGAAAATAAAAGAAGTGTTGAAGACACTCGAACTCACGATAAAGACAGCCGAAACAATCGATGACGAAGTACTTTCTAGAAAACTCATCAGATTGACTGAAAATTTCCTTTCGAAGATATGGATTCCGCGTGACACACAAACTTATCTGAAAGCTTCTCAAGAAGATCCAGGAATAAAAATGGAAATCCAAAATGTTTGGTCCAGCCCTGATTTTGGAGAATTCACCGGTATGAAACTCCCAAATGATTTGAAAAGAAACCTCATCGAAGAATTCGAAAAATTCAAAATCGAACTGGAAAAAGTGAAAAGGAATGGTCCTGGTTATGGAACGGTTCACCTCGTTGGGCATGCTCATATAGATTACGCATGGCTCTGGCCAGTTGAAGAGACAAAAAGAAAAATCCTTCGTACCTTCGCCAACTCGGTGTTGCTTTCAAGATTGTATCCAGAATTCGTCTACACTCAATCTTCTGCCCAGATGTATGAGGATCTCAAGAAGAACTCGCCGGAGCTCTTCGAAGAAGTCAAGAAACTGGTGAAAGACGGTCGATGGGAACCCGTCGGCGGCATGTGGGTAGAGGCAGATTGCAATGTTCCATCGGTGGAGTCTCTGGTGAGACAGTTCTACTATGGACAAAAGTTCTTCGAGAAGGAGTTCGGTAAAAAGAGCAAAGTTTGCTGGCTCCCTGACGTATTTGGGTTCTCTTGGATCCTGCCGCAAATTCTTAAAGGAGTTGGGATAGACTATTTCGTCACTACAAAGCTCAATTGGAACGATACGAACGAGTTTCCGTATGATATATGCCGTTGGAGAGGAATAGACGGATCAGAGGTTCTTTACTACAGTTTCAAAAATCCGAACGAGGGCTACAACGGAAAAATAGATCCGGACACTGTGTACAAAACATGGAAGAATTTCAGGCAGAAGGATCTCTTAGATAGTGTGCTTCTTTCTTTTGGTTACGGTGATGGTGGCGGAGGTCCAACGGAAGATATGCTAGAAAACTACAGAATAATGAAAAAGATACCCGGAATTCCAAGACTCGAAATAGGAAGCGTTGAAGAGTTCTTTGAAAAAACAAATCTCACCGAAGAACTTCCTATTTGGGATGGTGAACTCTATCTCGAACTTCACAGAGGAACTTACACTTCACAATCCAGAACGAAAAGATTACACAAGGAATCAGAAGATGCCCTTTACAAAGCCGAATTGATTTCTTCCTTGACAAACAAGGATTTCTCCGAAGAAATAGATGAGCTTTGGAAGATCCTTCTGAGGAACGAATTCCACGACATTCTACCGGGTTCTTCCATAAAAGAGGTTTACGAAACCACCGAAAAAGAACTATCCTACGTTGAAAAAAGAGCCAACACAATCGTAGAAGAGTCATTGAAAATACTTTCCGATGGTGATAAGAAAACACTTACACTTTTGAACGTCTCTTCTTTTCCAAGAAAATGCTACTTTTTCACAAACGAAAAATTGAATCTTTCCTCGGAGATCGGACCAGTTCTGAGACAGGCAACGCATGATGGAAGATACGTCTACTTTTTAGATTTTGAGTTGGAACCTTTCTCGAAAATCGAGTTGAAAGTCCAAGATGAGGAATCGCACGAAAAAATGCCAAAAAGAAACGATCTTTCTATGGAAAATGAATACTTGAAAGTTTCCGTGAATCCGGATGGAACGATCCAAATTTACGACAAGGAAGCAGACAGATACGCATTTGAAGATAGAGGAAACTATCTGAAACTTCACAAGAACATTCCGCCTCATTGGGATAACTGGGATATAGCCGAAGGTGTAGAAAAGACTGGATATCCTCTGAAGGCAAAAAAGATAGAAAAGATTGAATTCGGTCCTGTGAGGGAGGTTATTCGTGTCGAATACGAAGCAGAAGGCAGTAAAATTTTTCAGTACTACGTTCTATACAGGAAGAGCAAAAGACTTGATATAGAGACAAAAATCGACTGGCATACAAGAAGGGCTCTCCTCAGGGTGTATTTTCCCATCAACGTTCTGTCAAGAATCGCAAAATTCGATATCTCAGGTGGATTCATCGAACGGCCAACTCACAAGAATACGAAATTTGAACAGGCAAGGTTCGAAGTTCCGGGTCACAGATGGATGGATCTCTCACAAACAGATTTTGGTGTTTCTACTTTGAACGATGGAAAGTATGGATACAGTGTTCAAGAAAACATGGTTGGGCTTTCCCTTATAAAGGCCGGAATTTTCCCTGATTTTCTTTCTGACGAAGGACAGCATGAATTCGTCTACTCCGTCTACCCTCATCTTGGAAACGATTTGAGAGGTACTATAAAAGAAGCCGAAGAATTGAACAAACCACTTCTTGTTCATTTTGGAAAGCTTGATATTCCGTCACCTCTCCTAGAAATCAAACCTAGAAGCTTCAAGCTTACATCCTTTAGAAAAGCAAACGGAAAATTCATCGTAAGACTCGTTGAAATCTTTGGAACAGCCGGCAAACTTTCTATTAAGCTCCCTTGGAACAAGAGAATATACCTCACTGATCTTTTGGAGGAAAAAAGAGAGGATGTTCATTTTCCCATGAATTATCGTCCGTTCAAAATCTACACTTTCATTGCTGAATAA
- a CDS encoding GH1 family beta-glucosidase — MSMKKFPEGFLWGVATASYQIEGSPLADGAGMSIWHTFSHTPGNVKNGDTGDIACDHYNRWKEDIEIMKELGVKAYRFSISWPRILPEGTGRVNQKGIDFYSRIIDTLLEQGITPFVTIYHWDLPFELQLKGGWANREVADWFAEYSRVLFENFGDRVKHWITLNEPWVVAIVGHLYGVHAPGMKDIYVAFHVVHNLLRAHAKSVKIFREIVKDGKIGIVFNNGYFEPASEKEEDVRTAEFAHQFTNYPLFLNPIYKGDYPELVREFAREFLPKDYKKDMEEIQERINFVGINYYSGHMVKYDPKSPGGVSFVERDLPKTEMGWEVVPEGLYYILKGVKDEYNPEEIYVTENGAAYNDVVSEDGKVHDQNRIDYLKAHIGQAWKALQDGVPLRGYFVWSLLDNFEWAEGYSKRFGIVYVDYQTQKRIIKDSGHWYANVIKNNGLED, encoded by the coding sequence ATGAGCATGAAAAAATTTCCCGAAGGTTTTTTGTGGGGAGTAGCAACCGCTTCTTATCAAATCGAAGGATCACCCTTGGCGGATGGAGCTGGTATGTCCATTTGGCACACATTTTCTCACACACCTGGAAATGTGAAAAATGGAGACACAGGGGACATCGCTTGTGATCACTACAACAGATGGAAAGAAGACATCGAGATCATGAAAGAGTTGGGAGTAAAGGCTTACAGATTCTCAATCAGCTGGCCTCGAATCCTTCCTGAAGGAACTGGAAGAGTGAATCAAAAAGGAATAGATTTTTACAGTAGGATTATAGATACTCTTTTGGAACAAGGAATTACACCATTTGTGACCATTTATCACTGGGATCTACCTTTTGAACTTCAACTGAAAGGCGGATGGGCAAACAGAGAAGTGGCAGATTGGTTCGCCGAGTACTCGAGAGTTCTCTTCGAAAACTTCGGTGATCGTGTGAAACATTGGATAACATTGAACGAACCTTGGGTTGTCGCCATCGTTGGCCATCTCTACGGGGTGCACGCACCCGGAATGAAGGATATCTACGTAGCCTTTCACGTTGTTCACAATCTTTTAAGAGCTCATGCAAAGTCGGTGAAGATTTTCAGGGAAATAGTGAAAGACGGAAAGATAGGAATTGTCTTCAACAACGGATACTTCGAACCTGCAAGTGAAAAAGAAGAAGACGTTAGGACCGCTGAATTTGCTCACCAGTTTACCAACTATCCGTTGTTCCTGAATCCAATATACAAGGGAGACTATCCCGAACTAGTTCGCGAGTTCGCCAGGGAATTTCTTCCAAAAGATTACAAGAAAGACATGGAAGAAATTCAAGAGAGAATAAATTTCGTCGGAATAAACTACTACTCGGGTCATATGGTGAAGTACGATCCCAAATCACCTGGCGGAGTTTCCTTTGTGGAAAGAGATTTACCAAAAACAGAGATGGGATGGGAAGTCGTACCAGAAGGATTGTATTACATCTTGAAAGGTGTAAAAGACGAATACAACCCAGAGGAAATATATGTTACGGAGAATGGTGCCGCATACAACGATGTAGTAAGCGAAGATGGAAAGGTTCACGATCAGAACAGAATAGATTATCTGAAGGCGCACATCGGACAAGCTTGGAAAGCGCTTCAAGATGGGGTACCACTGAGAGGATATTTCGTTTGGTCTCTCTTAGACAACTTCGAATGGGCAGAGGGATATTCGAAAAGATTTGGAATCGTGTACGTAGATTACCAAACCCAAAAGCGCATCATAAAAGACAGTGGACACTGGTACGCTAACGTTATCAAAAATAACGGTTTAGAAGATTAA
- a CDS encoding substrate-binding domain-containing protein encodes MLPKYVKIINYLEEIILKGEIKPGEKIPSENELAAKFNTTRMTVRRALKELEARQIIKRVPGVGTFIYDSNILSNKKVGVIVHNRRIMYGIISALTMENMKYFVFDQTGDLNRERESLSQLLKYGIDGLIIEPYATSAANELLSRLIDEGFPVVFVDRTIPGNFSTPTILSDNYKGGFLIGKHMVQIHNVRKVLFVSHEDLSIISVRERYSGLSEALGYQPEIFKLPSLRADLINLVDYVKNKEIDAVFFCNDTIALRGICYFLKFGIKVPNDVKVFGYDDEPFSKITLPSITTIRQYLEKVGEEAVQTLISILKKERVEKIKRVDVELVIRESCGCK; translated from the coding sequence ATGCTTCCTAAATACGTGAAGATAATTAATTATTTAGAAGAGATAATATTGAAAGGTGAAATAAAACCTGGTGAGAAAATCCCTTCAGAAAATGAATTAGCCGCAAAGTTCAACACAACAAGAATGACGGTACGAAGAGCTCTCAAAGAGCTTGAGGCAAGACAGATTATAAAAAGGGTTCCTGGAGTGGGGACTTTTATTTATGATTCTAACATTCTCTCGAATAAAAAAGTTGGGGTTATAGTGCACAATAGGAGAATCATGTATGGAATAATATCAGCTCTTACAATGGAAAATATGAAGTATTTTGTTTTCGACCAAACAGGTGATTTAAACAGAGAAAGAGAGTCTTTATCTCAACTTCTGAAATATGGGATAGATGGTTTGATCATAGAGCCTTATGCAACTTCTGCTGCCAACGAGCTTCTCAGTCGACTAATTGATGAGGGATTTCCTGTCGTGTTTGTTGATCGAACGATTCCTGGCAATTTTTCAACCCCGACCATTTTATCGGACAATTACAAAGGAGGGTTTCTCATAGGAAAACATATGGTGCAAATTCATAATGTCAGGAAAGTTTTATTTGTTAGTCATGAGGATCTATCAATAATAAGTGTAAGGGAAAGATACAGTGGGCTTTCGGAAGCTCTTGGTTACCAGCCGGAGATCTTCAAGCTTCCTTCTTTGAGAGCGGATCTTATCAACTTGGTTGATTACGTGAAAAATAAAGAAATAGACGCAGTTTTTTTCTGTAACGACACGATTGCTTTAAGAGGGATCTGTTATTTTCTCAAATTTGGAATAAAAGTACCAAATGATGTCAAAGTATTTGGTTATGACGACGAACCGTTCTCAAAAATCACTTTGCCTTCAATAACTACAATAAGACAATATTTGGAAAAAGTCGGTGAAGAAGCTGTTCAAACTTTGATAAGTATTCTCAAGAAAGAAAGAGTAGAAAAAATAAAAAGAGTGGATGTAGAATTAGTTATTAGAGAATCTTGTGGGTGTAAGTGA
- a CDS encoding ABC transporter substrate-binding protein, giving the protein MKRFLLVFLMMLFSAYLIAATEIVFWHTLPRDPDKSSIDAIVKEFEKENPDIKVKVVVVPAGETDATKLITAVAAGTGPDLVYLDRFTIPQRAAQNVLEPMEDYLKELGVDVENLKKDFYDFAIRECTFNGKMWALPFDTDVRVLFYNPDLLAKAGYKEPPKTIYELIDVAEKLTVEGKRGRYETVGFIPWYAQGWPYTWIFAFEGKVFDEKTGKFVFATDPGVIESYKWQKEWADRFGYEALNAFASMQIGDLNVFTAGKLAMLVDGNWTLSGLRLFAPPDFKYGIAGIPTKSGKNVTWCGGWSLAIPRGAKHPKEAARLALFIATKGQVRYAVDTLHIPTYKPAVEEFLKKDPDQKVFVDLLQNAKIRPPVPVGALLWDKLVEARDYVLTGKKTVEEALMDAQKEVQEAYDEIMKEVESRE; this is encoded by the coding sequence GTGAAGAGATTTCTGCTGGTTTTTTTGATGATGCTGTTTTCCGCTTATTTGATAGCGGCAACAGAGATCGTGTTCTGGCACACCCTTCCTAGAGATCCAGACAAGAGTAGTATCGACGCCATCGTGAAGGAATTTGAGAAAGAAAATCCAGATATTAAAGTGAAAGTTGTAGTTGTGCCTGCCGGAGAAACAGATGCTACAAAGCTCATTACGGCTGTTGCAGCTGGGACAGGGCCCGATCTTGTTTACTTGGATAGGTTCACTATTCCACAAAGAGCCGCTCAAAATGTTTTAGAGCCTATGGAAGATTACCTTAAAGAGTTAGGAGTGGATGTTGAGAATTTGAAAAAGGATTTCTACGATTTCGCAATTAGAGAATGTACATTCAATGGAAAAATGTGGGCACTTCCCTTTGACACAGATGTAAGAGTTTTGTTCTACAATCCTGATTTGCTCGCTAAAGCTGGTTATAAAGAGCCTCCCAAAACCATTTATGAACTCATAGATGTTGCAGAAAAATTAACGGTTGAGGGAAAGAGGGGAAGATACGAAACTGTTGGATTCATTCCTTGGTATGCCCAGGGTTGGCCGTACACTTGGATATTTGCATTTGAAGGAAAGGTCTTCGATGAAAAGACTGGGAAATTCGTTTTTGCGACCGATCCTGGTGTGATTGAATCTTACAAATGGCAGAAGGAATGGGCTGATAGATTTGGATATGAAGCTTTGAATGCTTTTGCGTCCATGCAAATAGGCGACCTCAACGTTTTTACTGCTGGAAAACTCGCTATGCTTGTCGATGGGAATTGGACTCTTTCGGGTCTTCGCTTGTTTGCCCCCCCGGATTTCAAATATGGAATAGCAGGTATCCCTACCAAGAGTGGGAAAAACGTTACTTGGTGTGGAGGATGGAGTCTTGCAATACCGAGGGGAGCAAAACATCCAAAGGAAGCTGCAAGGCTTGCACTTTTTATCGCAACCAAAGGACAGGTTAGATACGCAGTGGATACTCTCCACATTCCTACTTACAAACCAGCTGTCGAGGAATTTTTGAAAAAAGATCCCGACCAGAAAGTATTTGTTGATCTGCTTCAAAACGCCAAAATAAGACCTCCTGTTCCAGTTGGTGCGTTGCTTTGGGATAAACTTGTTGAAGCTCGTGATTATGTTTTAACCGGTAAAAAAACGGTTGAAGAGGCATTAATGGATGCGCAAAAAGAGGTCCAGGAAGCATATGATGAAATTATGAAAGAAGTTGAGTCGAGAGAATAA
- a CDS encoding DUF4382 domain-containing protein: MRYVLWSILILGLVSGCVLLNSGGSFTKVPVYLTDNPAFDLQALWVKVSDVEYHYSLNDEGYTATATLFNDEFDLLSLAGTETQFFEMELPEGAMLQWIKINLQSSATAVTSSGTISVRIPSEKIKIVKPVIVQNGSEIVLDFDVARSLKIVQTGNNSEYILRPVIVPYHRERHEYEQEEEHRYRYEVEGRVALEGENMYLVALFEGNTPAGTLVDLEITDDEFGFEDLKEATYTIYVYDNFDNIFSEETSESSETGEEEMEIDEDYLEGVNQEIALELQSLTPQASEVFYLHDATITTYWNSNYITLELDD; encoded by the coding sequence ATGAGGTACGTTCTGTGGAGTATTCTAATTCTTGGATTGGTATCTGGATGCGTCTTGCTCAACAGTGGAGGCAGTTTCACCAAGGTTCCTGTGTATCTCACGGACAATCCAGCCTTTGATCTTCAAGCGCTTTGGGTGAAGGTTTCGGATGTAGAGTATCATTATTCCTTAAACGATGAAGGTTACACAGCAACCGCTACCCTTTTCAATGATGAATTCGATCTTCTCTCACTTGCAGGCACCGAAACACAGTTTTTTGAAATGGAACTCCCAGAAGGAGCGATGTTGCAATGGATAAAGATAAACCTGCAATCTTCTGCAACTGCGGTAACATCCAGTGGAACAATTTCTGTCAGGATACCATCTGAAAAAATTAAGATCGTGAAACCTGTAATAGTTCAAAATGGTAGTGAAATCGTTTTGGACTTCGATGTTGCAAGATCTTTGAAGATTGTTCAAACAGGAAACAACAGCGAGTATATTCTCAGGCCCGTTATTGTACCTTACCATCGGGAAAGACATGAATACGAACAAGAAGAAGAACACAGATACAGATACGAGGTTGAGGGACGTGTAGCACTAGAAGGAGAGAATATGTATCTTGTTGCGCTCTTTGAAGGTAACACTCCTGCTGGAACTCTCGTTGATCTTGAGATAACGGATGACGAGTTTGGCTTTGAAGATTTGAAGGAAGCAACCTACACAATCTATGTGTACGACAATTTTGATAATATTTTCAGTGAGGAAACAAGCGAGTCTTCAGAAACTGGGGAGGAAGAAATGGAAATAGATGAAGATTACTTAGAAGGTGTAAACCAAGAAATTGCTCTTGAACTACAAAGTTTAACTCCACAGGCATCCGAGGTGTTCTATCTTCATGACGCGACCATAACAACTTATTGGAATTCTAACTACATCACTCTTGAACTTGATGATTGA
- a CDS encoding GH36-type glycosyl hydrolase domain-containing protein — MRFGCFDDENREYVITTPQTPYPWINYLGTEDFFSIISHMAGGYCFYKDARLRRITRFRYNNVPTDAGGRYFYIREENGDFWSPSWMPVKKELSFFEARHGLGYTKITGERNGLRAIVTFFVPKNFTGEVHHLVLENRTGVPRKVKLFSFVEFCLWNALDDMTNFQRNYSTGEIEIEGSVIYHKTEYRERRNHYAFYSVNHPIDGFDTDRESFIGLYNGFEAPQVVVEGKPRNSVASGWSPIASHYLELEISPFEEKELIFILGYVENPEEEKWKKPGVINKKRAKEMIAKFKTSEDVRKALDELKKYWDDLLGRIQIKTHDEKLDRMVNIWNQYQCMITFNIARSASYFESGISRGIGFRDSNQDILGFVHMIPEKARQRILDLASIQFEDGSTYHQFQPLTKKGNNEIGGGFNDDPLWLILSTSAYIKETGDWSILDEEVPFDNDPNKKATLLEHLKRSFYFTVNNLGPHGLPLIGRADWNDCLNLNCFSKNPDESFQTTENALDGRIAESVFIAGLFVLAGKEFVEICRRRGLKEEAEKAEEHVDKMVETTLKYGWDGEWFLRAYDAFGRKVGSRECEEGKIFIEPQGMCVMAGIGVDNGYAHKALDSVKKYLDTPYGLVLQQPAYSRYYIELGEISSYPPGYKENAGIFCHNNPWVAIAETVIGRGERAFEIYRKITPTYLEEISEIHRTEPYVYAQMVAGKDAPRHGEAKNSWLTGTAAWSFVAITQYILGIRPTYDGLMVDPCIPKDWDGFKVVRKFRGTTYEITVKNPAHVSKGVKEVFVDGEKIEGKILPLFDDGKVHKVEVVMG, encoded by the coding sequence ATGAGATTCGGGTGTTTTGATGATGAAAACAGAGAGTATGTCATCACAACCCCGCAAACCCCTTATCCTTGGATAAACTACCTCGGAACGGAAGACTTTTTTTCTATCATCTCTCACATGGCAGGGGGCTATTGTTTTTATAAAGACGCGAGACTCAGAAGAATTACAAGATTCAGGTACAACAATGTTCCAACGGATGCAGGCGGAAGATATTTTTATATAAGGGAAGAGAACGGAGATTTTTGGTCTCCCAGTTGGATGCCTGTGAAGAAAGAACTTTCCTTCTTTGAAGCGAGACATGGTCTTGGATACACAAAGATTACGGGTGAGAGAAACGGATTGAGAGCCATCGTGACTTTCTTTGTTCCCAAAAACTTTACAGGAGAAGTTCACCATTTGGTTCTTGAGAACAGAACAGGTGTTCCAAGAAAGGTGAAACTTTTCTCGTTCGTAGAATTCTGTCTTTGGAACGCCTTGGATGATATGACAAATTTCCAGAGAAATTACAGCACAGGAGAAATAGAAATAGAGGGTTCTGTTATCTATCATAAGACAGAATACAGGGAAAGAAGAAATCATTATGCGTTTTATTCTGTAAACCATCCTATCGATGGATTCGACACGGATAGAGAATCTTTCATAGGTTTGTATAACGGATTCGAAGCTCCACAAGTTGTTGTGGAAGGGAAACCGAGAAATTCTGTGGCGAGTGGTTGGTCACCGATTGCTTCTCATTACTTAGAACTTGAAATTTCTCCTTTTGAGGAAAAAGAGCTCATTTTTATTCTTGGATACGTTGAAAATCCCGAAGAAGAAAAATGGAAAAAACCCGGTGTTATAAACAAGAAACGTGCAAAAGAAATGATTGCAAAGTTCAAAACGAGTGAAGATGTGAGAAAGGCTTTAGATGAATTAAAAAAGTATTGGGACGATCTTCTTGGACGTATACAAATAAAAACACATGATGAGAAGTTAGATAGAATGGTAAACATCTGGAATCAATATCAATGTATGATTACCTTCAATATTGCAAGAAGCGCTTCTTATTTTGAATCTGGAATAAGTAGGGGAATAGGATTCAGGGATTCGAATCAAGATATACTCGGTTTTGTTCACATGATTCCAGAAAAAGCCAGACAGAGAATCCTCGATCTTGCCTCTATTCAATTCGAGGATGGGAGCACTTACCATCAATTTCAGCCACTCACGAAAAAAGGAAACAACGAAATCGGTGGAGGATTCAACGACGATCCATTGTGGCTCATCCTTTCAACGAGCGCTTACATAAAAGAAACAGGAGATTGGAGTATCCTCGACGAGGAAGTTCCTTTCGACAATGACCCAAACAAAAAGGCAACCCTCCTCGAACACTTGAAACGGTCTTTCTACTTCACAGTGAACAACCTTGGGCCCCACGGACTTCCACTCATTGGGAGAGCAGATTGGAACGACTGTTTGAACTTAAACTGTTTCTCCAAAAATCCGGACGAATCGTTCCAAACCACAGAAAACGCTCTTGATGGAAGGATAGCGGAATCGGTCTTCATAGCCGGCCTTTTCGTCTTAGCAGGAAAGGAGTTTGTAGAAATCTGTAGACGTCGTGGGCTTAAGGAAGAAGCAGAAAAAGCTGAAGAGCACGTCGACAAAATGGTAGAAACAACTTTGAAATACGGATGGGACGGAGAATGGTTCTTGAGAGCGTACGATGCATTCGGGAGAAAAGTGGGTAGCAGAGAATGCGAGGAAGGAAAGATATTCATAGAACCCCAGGGAATGTGTGTCATGGCTGGGATAGGAGTAGATAATGGATACGCCCACAAAGCTCTCGATTCTGTAAAAAAATATCTGGATACTCCTTACGGTCTTGTACTTCAACAACCCGCCTACAGTCGTTATTACATAGAACTCGGTGAAATATCGAGCTATCCCCCAGGCTACAAAGAAAACGCTGGTATTTTCTGTCACAACAACCCTTGGGTGGCGATCGCCGAAACTGTTATAGGTAGAGGAGAGAGAGCTTTTGAAATTTACAGAAAAATCACTCCAACTTATCTTGAAGAAATCAGTGAAATTCACAGAACAGAACCCTACGTCTACGCACAGATGGTGGCGGGAAAAGACGCTCCAAGGCACGGTGAAGCAAAAAATTCTTGGCTTACAGGAACAGCAGCCTGGAGTTTTGTGGCAATAACACAGTACATTCTTGGCATCAGACCTACATACGATGGACTGATGGTAGATCCCTGCATCCCCAAAGACTGGGATGGGTTCAAAGTCGTGAGGAAATTCAGAGGAACTACTTACGAAATCACGGTGAAGAATCCTGCCCATGTATCCAAAGGAGTTAAAGAAGTATTCGTTGACGGGGAAAAAATAGAGGGAAAAATCCTGCCTTTGTTCGATGATGGCAAAGTGCATAAAGTAGAGGTTGTAATGGGATAA